DNA from Synechococcus elongatus PCC 6301:
TCATGGCAATTCTGCGTCAGAGTGCGCTGTATGCCCCAACCTTTGATAAGAAGCTGTCGCGACTACTTAGCCATCAGTACGATAACCCCAACTTCCCAACGACTCACTTGGCGAAAGATCTCCGATTGTTCCGGGAAACTGCAGCGGATCTTGGGATCACAACGGATGCAGTCGAAGGAGTTGAGTCCATTGTCCAAAAAGCGATCGCCCAAGGTTGGGGCGATCAAGATTATTCAGCCCTCTACGAGGCGATTAATCCTGATTCAAACTAATCTGCTATTCACCAGTAGATCGCGATCTCCGTTGCTGAAACCAGTCACGGAGAAGCTGTCCACAAGGCTCAGCTAAGATGCCAGCCAGGACAGATAAATGATGATGGGAGACTGGACTATCAGGTAAATTGAGGAGCGATCGAATTGCCCCAGCTTTGGGGTCATCAGCGGCATAAATCAATTGCCCAAGCCTAGCCTGAATGATAGCTCCTGCGCACATAGGGCAGGGTTCAAGAGTGACGTAAAGGTGACAGTCACTAAGGCGCCAATCACCGATCCGAGCTGCTGCTGCCCGAATCGCTATTATCTCTGCATGGCCACAGGGGTCACGATCGCGTTCGCGACGGTTTTGTCCGGTGGCTAACAGGTGCCCTTGATGGACAATCACTGCGCCAATTGGTATTTCGCCTGCTGTCCCTGCGATCACTGCCTGCTCGTAGGCGATCGTCATCCAGCGATGATGGGTTTCGTATTCGGGATTCGCGATCGACGGTGGAGGAGGTGCAGCCATGATCACGTTCCTTGAAGTATTAGGAATGTTGTCGTTCGGTGAGGGGCATCTGCCCAACCTATCGGGGGACCTATCGACTTAAGGCAGTTGCTTGCTGACAAGCTTGCAAAAAATTCTGAATTAACCAGGGCTTGCCTCCAAAGTGAAGATGGAGATAGGAGGCATGGAGATTGGGCTGACTGTAGCCTTCTCCATAGTGCAGAGATCCATCAAAGTTTTGGAGCTGGAAGAGCGGCTGTGCGATCGGCTCTCGCAGGCTGGAACGGTGGAATTCATGACCCCAAACTACCTGTCCTTTTTGCAGCAAAGGACTCGCCTGTTGGGCTGTTGCTTCTCGATAGCCCAAGGTTAAGCGAGAACCCATTTGTGCTGTTGCTGCGATCGCTCCAACCATTGGATATTGCGTCTGCTCAAAGTCAATGATGTGCTGACGGAGATACATCAAACCGCCACATTCGGCATAGCAGGGAATCCCTTGAGTGATCGCAGTCTGCACGGCTTGACGTGCGAGTAAATTATCACTCAACTCAGCTGCAAAAACCTCAGGAAATCCACCACCTAGATAGAGTCCTTGGACACCTGCTGGGAGTTGTCGATCTTGAAGGGGACTCCACTCAATTAACTCTGCTCCAGCAGCACGTAGTAGATCGAAGTTGTCAGCATAGTAGAAATTAAAGGCCCGATCTCGAGCGATCGCAATGGGAACTGATGACTTTAGAGAGATTGATGGGGTGGTAGACTTGAAAGCCGTGCTATTTAAATCAGAATTTGAAAGCAATGGTTCTAGTCGATTCCAATCAAAACACTGTTGACCCAAAACAGCAAGACGATCGATGACCGATTGTAAGTGGGGGAGCTCCGATGTTGGAATTAGGCCCAAATGGCGATCGGGAATTTGAATCTCATCCTGTCTCCTTAGAACACCGAGAATTGGAATTTCTAAGGGCTCTAAAGCATCTTTCAGTAACTCTAAATGACGATCGCTGCCAACCCGATTGAGGACAAGCCCAGCAATCTTGAGGCGAGAATCAAAGTTTTGATAGCCATAAGCGATCGCAGCGATCGACCGAGCAGTACTACTGCAGTTCAAGACTAGGAGGATTGGAAGATTGAGAATCCTAGCGATATGGGCAGTACTGGCAGTATCTGTTTTGCCAGTTAGACCATCAAACAAGCCCATCACACCTTCAACTAAAGTGTAGTCTGCGGTTTGGCTGTGCTGCTGAAAGCAATGTTGAACGTAATCCTCATCAGTCAGGATTGGATCTAAATTTCGACAATCTCGACCCGTCACAAATCGATGAAACATCGGGTCAATGTAGTCAGGTCCAACTTTGAAAGATTGAACAGATGCCTGACGAGCTTTCAGGGCAGCGAGTAAGGTGAGAGTCGTAGTAGTTTTGCCAACACCGCTACGTTCACCAGCAATAATGAGAGCCATCGGTTAGTAGTAGCGCGGGGTATAAAGCCAGTGGCGACCAGCTGATTCAAACTGACGCGTTTTACTAGAACCAATTAAGACAACGGTATTCATATCAACTAGATCAGCCGATAACTCAGCTAGATCAATGATTTGAATAGATTGCTTTTCTCGGCCAATGTTTCTCGCCAAGAGAACGGGTGTCTCTGGCGATCGCCAAGCCAACAGTAAGTCCCGTGCCGCCTCCAATTGCCATCGTCTAGTTTGGGAGACTGGGTTATAAAACGCGATCGCAAAATCTGCCTGTGCTGCTGCTGTAATTCGTTCAGCAATAATCTCCCATGGCTTGAGAATATCCGAGAGAGAAATCGTGCAAAAATCATGACCAAGTGGTGCACCGACCTGGGCTGCAGCTGCCTGCATTGCAGAAATTCCTGGACAGATGCGAATATCAAGCGTTTGCCAATCTAGATTTTCTGCAGTTTCCAAGACTTCAAATACTGCTGCTGCCATCGCATAAATACCCGGATCGCCGGAAGAAATGACAGCAACCTGTCGACCGATAGCAGCTAAATCCAAAGCATATCGAGCTCGATCAAGCTCAACCCGATTATCAGAATCATGACGCTGGGTCTGAGGCGATCGCCAAGGCTCAGCTAGATTTAGATAGGTTTTATAGCCCACCCAATCAGTAGCGTGCTGCAGCATTTGTCGCGCTTCTGGAGTCAACCATTCGGCTGAGCCGGGGCCAAGGCCAACGATACTTACCCGTCCACAAGCTTGGCCAATTATTTCGGGTTGGATTGGTTCTTCTGCGATCGCAATAGCGATTGTGGAATTTTCAGCTAGTATTTGAATATCAGAGCCAAGGATGCGCCTAGCCTGGTCACTTGCTGTTGCTGTCGGTGATTCTCGAATCAAGCGGACAGAGACTTGAAATTTGGCAGCGATCGCTTGAAGAGTTGCATGATTAGCCAGTTCAAATGGCACTCCGATTAAAGCGATTGCATCAGGGGCAATCTGATTGTCTGATAATAAATGATCGATTGCGGAAATAGTCTCAGAAATATCGAAATTATCTTGTGATTGGATGAAGATCCCAATGTTTTTAGAATAGTAAGTTAGACACTGAGGCGGTGGCTGCTGAAGCTGATGTGTCACTTGAATACAATAGGTTGCTTCAGGATCAAAAGGTAGCCTTGTCGTTTTTAGCCAAGCTGCTTGGCCCTCAATCCGTACTGGCTGGCCATTGAGAAGATCCGCAATGAAAGTCTTAGCTGTGGACGGAAAGGCTAACTGATAGCCCGAGGGGGGGGATAAGAGAGTTGTTTGAAAGCGGATAGCCCCGGTCGTTGTGATCGCTGCATGTGATTGCAAAACTTGAGCAAGCTGCTGAGCCAGCTGATTCGCTCCTTGGAGACTACCGAGCAATGGAACCACCGAGCTGCCGTCTTCTGCGATTGCTAATACAGCAGGCTCTTGCCATTTGTTATTTAGGACTGGTGCCAAAGCTCTAATTAAAATCCCCGCCGAACAGATGCCAATAATAGTCTGACCTTGCTGAAATAGGTTGCGAATCGTCTCTCCAAAATCCTGATAAGTTTGATCGGCAGACTCAGTCCGTTTCTGCAACCCATAGATCATGGAATCGGGCAAGCATTGTTTGACTTGAGTCGCTGTTGCAAAACTCAGCTCGTTCAGGATGACAATTGCGATCGTTGTCATTGGGGCTGAGTCTGGCTAGGAATTAAAATAAGTGCCCAGTAGGGAACTGCCTGAGGGTCAACCGTTTTAATGTCTAGGATCTGCTGATTTGCTTGAGTTGCCCGCTCAATATAACGTGCTCGATCAAGAAGATTAAGCTCAGCTAAAATAGATTTAACTTTGGCAAAATGACGGCCAAGTTTGATAATAATTGCAGAGTCAACCTGACTTAGGCGATCGCGTAAGGTCTCTGCATCTAGGGTCGCTGGCATGATGCTCAAGACATCATTTCGATAGGTGATCGGTGCCCCTAACATGGCTGCACTCGCAAAGGTTGAGGAAATACCAGGCACCACTTCAGTCTGAAACTGGTCGGCAAGGCGATTAAATAAATACATGAAGGTTCCATATAGCATGGGGTCACCTTCGCAGAGAACAGCTACGTCTTGTCCTGCGGTTAAATGCTGAGCAATCTTAATCGCTGCTTGATCGTAATAGGGTTGTGATGATCGCTCCACACTGAAGGGCAGAGGCATGGGAATTTCAATCTGATCTGTGCGGATATAATCTGCAACGATTGATCGCGCTAGGGCCTTGCCATTCTCTAGCGTCGGATAAGCAATCACAGGCACTTGCTTAAGAATCCGATAGGCTTTGAGCGTCAGTAGCTCTGGATCGCCAGGCCCAATGCCGAGCCCGTAGAGACGACCAGTAGAACTCATAGTTCACTCTCCTGAGCGATCGCGTTCACTGCTGCAGCCGCGATCGCACTGCCGCCGCGACGACCATGAAGGGTCATAAAAGGAACATTACGAGAGTTCTCAGCAAGGGCTTGCTTTGATTCGATAGCTCCGACAAAGCCAACTGGAAAGCCTAAGATCACAGCAGGGCGGTCAGTCGTTTCATCAAGGATTTCCAGTAAGCGAAAGAGCGCGGTGGGTGCATTGCCAATGACAACAACTGAACCCTGTAATTGCGATCGCCATAGCTCCATTGCTGCAGCTGAGCGAGTGTTGTTAATTTGCTGTGCGATCGCGGGCACTTCGGGTTCATTCAAGGTACAAATCACTGGATTCTCAGCAGGTAATCGCTTACGGGTAATGCCATTGGCGACCATTTGAGAATCACAAAGAATAGGACATCCATCCTTGAGTGCTTGACGTCCTGAAACTAATGCTGTAGCTGAGGCTTCAAAGTCTTGAACAATGTCAGTCATCCCACAAGCGTGGATGAGACGGACTACAACCGTAGCCAAGTCCTCTGGCAAATGGCTAAGACAAGCCTCTTCACGAATAATGCAAAAAGACTTTTTATAGATGTCAGTGCCATTCCGAATGTAGTCGAACATGTGCCGAGCTAATGTACTCCGAATCTAAAGTAGAACTGGAACAATAGTATTCAGATCAAACTGCGACCGCAGCAGAAACTGAACGAGAGACTCCGAAGTTGATTGTCTGTGTTTCTGATAGCGCTTTAAAACCTCTGTTATGAATGAGATGACCTGATGAAAACTCAGGCTGGGACCTGAGATTCGATCAAAGCGATCGCTATCTCCAAAGAAGATATTATATCGTTCGTTTGGCTTTTGCTCTTCAGGAGAATCAGCTGCAAGAATCGTAATCTCTGCTGGACTTGACTGAGCACAAAACTTAGAACAAGCACTGATATGAATATTAATTGGATCGAGTGCTTGGCAAACTTGATCAATGGCTTGTTGCAACCGTTCTGCAAGAGGTTGCGTTGGAACTATTGCTGCTTGACAAACAGGGTGACCCGCACAAGCAATGATCACAGGTTCTTTAGCAGTTGTTGCAAAGCCTAACTCTTGGAACCGCTGCTGAGCCTCGATTACTTCACTCTTGTTTAGGTTGGGAACGATGAGGCTTTGCCAGGGTGTTAACCGTATCTCTTGGCAGTTTAGGGCTTCTAGAATTTGAATTAAAGCTGTGAGTTGTAAACCTGTGATCTGGCCAAGAAAAGAACGAATGCCCAGATAAAAAAGATCTGGATTGCTTTGGGGATAAAAGCCAAACTGTCGATAGGGCTGGCTGACTGGAAGCGATTGTTGAGTTGTCTCTAGAGACTGTCGCGATCGCTCTTGGATGACTTGTAAGAATTGCTCTAATCCCCAACTTTCGATCAGTGAGTGCAAACGGGGTTTACCTTGCCGACCTGCCTTCACTTCTTGGTTGCTATATTCGTAATAAATCGCAGTCAGTGTAGCAATCGTTGGGAGTAGCTGATCAGGAGTGATGATGTAACCAGTATCAATTAGCTGTTTTTTAACTGCCAGTTGTAGTAGAAAGGGAATCTCTTGCTGATTGGTCTGAATAGCAGTCAGTTGAACATCATTCAGACGATGTTCCCAGGCAACAGGCGATCGCGTGCCAATACCGACAGATCCACCCCCATCTAGACCAATGCTGAACTTAGCGGAAAGTTCACCATATTCAGGATGTTGTTGCAAAAACTGATCGATCTGTTGAATATATGGGCGAGTGTCGAGCAGCTCTTCTGGGTCAATCCCTGCGGTGGGACTAGCCATCAAATTGCGGAGGTGATCGGTCTGCGGATGAGTTGCTGCTAAACCAACGGCTTGCAGCTGATTCAGCTCAGACGAATCGATCGCTCGTTGAACACCGCGAATTTGCAGATTAGCGCGATTGGTAACCTGCACCTGATCGCACTGAAGCGTTGTTAGTAAATTGGCAATAACTTTTAGCTGGTTTAGATGTAGAGTCCCAGCAGGAATGCGAATACGCAGTAAAAAACCATCCTGAGCCCGAGTGCCATAAAATACCCCCGGGCAAGCATTCGCTTGTGTCAACCAACTCATCGCGATCGCCTTCTCTGTGCTGCGCAGAGAACTTCAGCAAATGAGTGTCTTTTCGACACTCCTCAAGGCTGGCATTCTGACTCCATGGGCTTCTAGATATCTCTATCAAGAGCAATCACATTGATAGCCGATTGTGATACCTAAAAGTTGATTACAGTTGCGGCACAGTACCGGAATCACACCGGACTTTCCCAATCCTTAAGTCTCAGCAGCATAGCATGGGGCTGGTCACTGCTTGCGGGAGCATTACTTTTTACGAAGACAATGGATACTCCTTCCTTAACTCCGTGGCTATCGATCGTTGGGATTAGCGAAGAAGGATGGCTGGCCCTAACCCCGATCGCACAGCAATGTATCCTGCAAGCCGACATTCTCGTGGGCAGCGATCGCCATTTTGATCTTCTGCCTTCCCTGCCAGGTGCGGAACAATGGCGCTGGGGATCCCCGTTTTCCGCCACGATCACCCAAATCCTCGAGCGGCGCGGCCAATCTATTTGCATCCTCGCCAGTGGCGACCCAATGTGCTACGGCGTTGGGAGTTTGCTGGCACAACGCTTGCCGCTGACTGAACTCCAGATTCTGCCTGCACCCTCGGCCTTTAGTTTGGCCTGCTCTCGCTTGGGCTGGGCTTTGCCGGAAGTGGAAACCCTGAGCCTTTGCGGTCGCGATCCAGCGTTACTTAACGCGCTACTTTATCCTGGCGCCAAGATTTTGGCCCTCAGTGCCGATCGCTCGACTCCAGCCACGATCGCAGAGCAACTCTGTCAGCAGGGCTGGGGGTCAAGTCGGCTCACGGTTTTAGAACATCTGGGCGGCCCTAAGGAGCGAAAAATTAGTGAAATAGCCGAGCACTGGTCTCAGCCCACGATCGCCTCTCTCAACACCGTGGCGATTGAATGCCATGCCCGCGATCGCGACTTGATTGTGCCGCCCCGCCTGACTGGACTGCCTGATGCGGCCTACCACCATGATGGGCAACTGACCAAACGGGAAGTGCGAGCGATCACGCTAGCTGCGCTAGCTCCCCTGCCCGGCCAACTGCTCTGGGATGTGGGTGCCGGCTGTGGGTCGATCGGCATTGAATGGATGCGTAGCGATCGCCGCTGTCGAGCGATCGCCATTGAGCAGCATCCGCAGCGGCTGCAAATCATTACACAGAATGCGATCGCCCTCGGGGTTCCGAACCTGCAAGTGGTTGCCGGTTCAGCACCGGCTACGCTGAGTGGCTTGCCCCAACCGGATGCCATCTTCATCGGTGGCGGTGTCACTGCTCCAGGTGTGCTCGATCAATGCTGGCAAGCGCTGCCGATGGGTGGGCGGCTAGTTGTTAACGCCGTTACCCTCGAAAGCGAGCAAGTCGTTTTGGCTGGACAGCAGCGCTGGGGGGGAGATTTAATCCGTGTGGCGGTGCAGCGAGCGGAACCGATCGGCCGCTTTCTCGGCTGGAAATCGCTGGCACCGATCACGCAATGGACGGTCAAAAAAACAGCCTAGGCGATCGCGCCTAAGCTGCTTAAGACAGACAGGAGGACTGGACAGGGAAGCGACTAGTGCAACAACTCCAAATAGTCACGGATCTGATTGCGTCGTCGCGGATGCCGCAGCTTTTGCAGGGCCTTAGCCTCAATCTGGCGAACTCGCTCACGCGATAGGTCGAGCACTTGCCCAATTTCAGCGAGGGAATAAATCTGCCCATCGCGCAGACCAAACCGCATCCGAATTACATCGCGTTCGCGGTGATTGAGTTCGAGCAATAACCGCTGCAGATCATTGCTGAGGGATTCCTGAGTCAATCGTTCTTCTGGGGTGAAATCGGTGGTTTCCAGCAAATCCCCTAGCTCCGTATCCTTTTCCTTGCCAACACGGGTTTCTAGGGAAATCGATTTGGGCACCCGCAACAGGACTTCCCGCACTTGATCGGGGGTCATCTCAAGTTCTTGAGCAATCTCCTCAAGGTTGGCAGTTCTGCCCTTTGTTTGCGCAATTTTGCGCTGGGCTTTTTTGATCCGGTTTAATTTCTCCGTCACATGGACGGGCAAGCGAATCGTCCGACTTTGGGTTGCGATCGCGCGGGTAATTCCCTGACGAATCCACCAATAGGCATAGGTACTAAATCGATAGCCTTTCGTCGGGTCGAACTTCTCAACAGCCCGCTCTAGTCCTAGGGTGCCTTCTTGAACGAGATCGAGAAGCTCTAGTCCTCGGTTTTGATATTTTTTAGCGACGGAAACAACTAAACGGAGGTTGGCCTTGATCATGTGATCTTTAGCTCGCTGGCCTTCTTTGCAGACCTGCTTTAATTCCTCAAGATCGAGCTGGCAGACTTCAGCCCAGCGATGCAGCCCCAGTTGTAGTGCTTGGCGTAATTCAGTCAAGGAACAATCGACAATCTTGGCCCAAGCTTCAAAGGAAGGACGGTGACCCAGCTGCGCGGTCAGGCGATCGCGGCCTTCCTGCAGGTCAACGTAATCCTTGAGAACCCCTCCTTCTTCAACGGCGACGCAATTCCGAACCGCCAACAACTGCATGTAGCGCTGCACCCACCGTGCCTCACTCACCTCTTCATCGCGCCCAAGGAGACGGACTCGCCCGATGTCTTGTAAATACAGCCGAATCAGATCGGTTGACTGGCGGCTAGAGACCGCTGTTTCCACGGCTTCAGAACTTGGAGTTTCTGACAAGTTAGCGACGTCAGACGAAACTGCTTCGTATTCCGTGGAATGAGTGAAATAGGCAGCCGTCATGGTGAATATCCAGTTTATTACAGGGATAACGACTGGCTGGAGCGATGCAATATTTTGCCGTCGACTTCAAGGCCAGTGCTTATCTGGAAAATAGTCTCTCTATAAAAAATAAAATTCTTGCCAGTGCCCCAGCTCTCTTTAGATTTTGGCCAAAATGTAAGTCCTCGGTAAAGCCCAGATGTTGCTTTGATATTTGCCCAGTTCAGTGCTTGGTTTCTTGAACTTTTGTATCCCTCTAGCTCACCATTGAGAACCATCAAGAATTCTGAGAAAACATGTGGCATCAACGCTGAGTTTGCATTGTTGGCGATCGCTCGTCTGAAATGACTCCCCTACTCGGAATCCAGCCTAGAGGGCCATTGCGGCTTTGCCCTAGGAGAATCGTGATTCTATGAGTGAGCCTCTGGGCTCTGGGGGCGCTGGAAAGGGTGCTTGCCTGCTGGCTTGGGGCTGTTAGAGCTGCAAAAATCTTTCTCAATGCGGCGTCCAGCCCCGCTTGGCTGTATTCTTGTTTCTCGACAGCGCCGAGTATGATGGAGGTTCCCCGCAATTCCCAGGAATGGGTCGGAACTCTTTAGCGCTTCATGCTCTTCATTTCCCTGTATGACGCAGCAGCTCGTAAAATCTGTGAGCAAAACTGGTTTTCGCTGGTGCTTCTCGAGCAGGTTTAGAGTCTTGGCATGATGGACAGAAGCGCGAGTCTACAGAAGCTGTCATTACCAAAACTCTGTGTGCCGATGCGCCGCCAGACAATGGGCGCAGAGTTGTCTGCTTTCGCTATCGATGCTGTTTGGGGTTAGGAGGTTGTCATTGTCACAGGGCTATCGCGTTGCAATTCTTGGAGCGACCGGTGCAGTTGGCACTGAGCTACTGCAGATCCTAGAAGAGCGTCAGTTTCCGATCGCTGAGTTACGGCTGTTAGCTTCCCCTCGTTCTGCGGGCCAAACCCTGACTTTTGCAGGAGAAACGCTGACGATCCAAGAAGCGACTCCCAGCGCCTTCCAAGGTCTTGATATCGTCTTAGCCTCCGCGGGGGGCAGCACCTCCAAAGCGTTGGCAGAAGCGATCGTGGCTGCGGGTGCTGTCATGATCGATAACTCCAGCGCCTTTCGGATGGATCCGACAGTCCCCTTAGTAGTGCCTGAGGTCAATCCAGAAGCCGCAGCCCAGCACCAAGGCATCATCGCTAACCCTAACTGCACGACAATTTTGATGGCGATCGCGCTGTGGCCGTTGCAGCAGCGCCATCCGATCCGCCGGATTGTGGTCTCCACCTACCAATCGGCTAGTGGTGCTGGGGCGCGGGCGATGGCAGAAGTCCAAGAGCAAAGCCGAGCCATTCTTGCCGGTCAACCCGCGATCGCTGAAATCCTGCCCTATCCCTTGGCTTTCAACCTCTTCCCCCACAACTCGCCTCTGACTGAGTCGGGCTACTGCGAAGAAGAGCTGAAGATGCTCAACGAAAGTCGTAAGATTTTTGGCCTGCCCGACCTTAAGCTGACGGCTACCTGTGTGCGAGTGCCTGTGCTGCGTGCTCACTCAGAAGCCATTAACGTCGAATTCACGGAGCCGTTCTCGGTGGCTGAAGCCCGGGAAGCGATCGCAGCTGCTCCTGGGGCGAGACTGCTAGAAGACTGGGACCGCAACTACTTCCCGATGCCGATTGAAGCCAGCGGCGAGGATGACGTCTTAGTCGGACGTATCCGTCAGGATCTGTCGGAACCAAACGCCTTGGAATTGTGGATCTGTGGCGATCAGATTCGCAAAGGTGCAGCTCTCAATGCAGTGCAGATTGCCGAACTACTGGTGAAACGCCAGTGGCTGCGATCGCCGGCTCTGACTCACTAAACGTTTGCAGCACGCGATGCCCCAGCCTTATCCCTTCGGCCGTGTGATCACGGCCATGATTACTCCATTCAATGCCGAGGGCCAGGTGGCCTACGACATTGCTCAGTCCTTAGCTGTCCACCTGGTTGAACAGGGCAGTGATGGCCTTGTGATTTGTGGCACCACTGGTGAGTCACCCACCCTCACTTGGGAAGAAGAACTGCAACTGTTCCGGGCCGTGAAAGAAGCAGTGGGCGATCGTGCCGCTGTGATTGCCGGCACTGGCTCCAATTGCACCCGTGAGGCGATCGCGGCCACCCAAAGTGCTGCAACCCTTGGGCTAAACGGTAGCTTGCAAGTGGTGCCCTACTATAACAAGCCACCCCAGGAAGGGCTGTATGCTCATTTTCGGGCGATCGCTGAAGCCTGTCCCGACCTGCCCCTGATGCTGTACAACATCCCTGGGCGAACCGGTCAAAGCCTTCAACCCGAAACGGTTGCTAGACTGGCGTCACTCCCGAATGTGGTCGCCATCAAAGCAGCCAGTGGCAATGTTGAAGAAGTCAGCGCGCTGCGTCAGCTGCTGCCCGATTCCTTTGCCATCTACTCCGGTGATGACTCGCTCACCCTGCCGATGCTGGCAGTCGGTGCCCAAGGCGTGGTTAGCGTTGCCAGCCATCTGGTTGGACCCCAGCTGCAAGCCCTCATCCAAGCGTTCGAAGCAGGGAATGTGGCACGAGCGCAACAGTTGCACCATCAGCTCTACCCGCTGTTTAAGGCGTTGTTCCTGACCACCAATCCCATCCCTGTGCGAGCGGCTATGGAATTGCTGGGCTGGTCAATCGGGCTTCCTCGTCTGCCCTTGGTGCCTGCGAGCGCAGAAATTCGTCAAGCGCTGGCGAGTTGTTTAACGGAACTCGGTCTTTACACCGCTTAGCAAGTTCCCCAAGTTTGTCCTTTCTTTTACTTGTTGACTCTCAAGCCTATGCCTTCTCAAAAACCCATCATCGTCTCCAAAACCAGTGCTGCTGCTAGCTCTAGTTCTGACCGGCTGCGGATTATTCCCTTGGGCGGTCTTCACGAGATTGGCAAGAACACTTGTATCTACGAAGTCGGCGATGAAATTCTGCTGGTTGATGCTGGGTTAGCCTTCCCGACGGATGGGATGCATGGTGTAAATGTCGTGCTGCCCGACATGACCTACCTACGGGAAAATCAGCATCGCATTAAGGCGATGGTGGTCACCCATGGTCACGAAGACCACATCGGTGGCATTCCCTTTCACTTGCGTCAGCTCGACATCCCGATCATCTATGGGCCACGTCTGGCGATGGCCTTGCTTGCCGGGAAGTTGGAGGAAGCCGGTGTTGTTGGCCGCGCCAATGTCAAAACCGTGCAACCCCGCGAAGTGGTGCGCATTGGTCAAAACTTCCTAGTCGAGTTCATTCGCAATACCCACTCGATCGCGGACAGTTTTACGCTGGCGATTCGCACACCCTTGGGTGTAGTGATTCACACCGGTGACTTTAAGTTCGACCACACGCCTGTGGATGGCGAAACCTTCGACATTCAACGGCTGGCAGATTACGGCGAACAAGGCGTTCTCTGTCTGGTCAGTGATTCGACCAACGCGGAGCTTCCCGGCTTCACGCCGTCTGAACGATCGGTTTTCCCCAATCTCGATCGTGCCTTTTCCCAGGCACAGGGTCGCTTGATTGTTACGACCTTTGCCTCATCGGTGCACCGGGTCAACATGATCCTCGAGCTGGCGAAGAAGCATGGTCGCAAAGTCACAGTCCTAGGGCGATCGATGCTCAACGTCATCGCTCATGCCCGCAATTTGGGCTACATCCATTGCAGCGATGATCTGTTCCTGCCCCCGAAGGAGCTACGGGATCATCCCGATCGCGACGTGCTGATTTTGACCACCGGCAGCCAAGGCGAGCCGCTGGCAGCCCTGACGCGGATTGCGCGACAAGAGCATCCACAGGTCAAGATTCGCCAAGGCGACACGGTGATCTTCTCGGCCAACCCAATTCCGGGCAACACCATCTCTGTGGTCAACACGATTGACCAACTGATGATGCAGGGTGCTCACGTTGTTTACGGCAAGGGTGCCGGCATCCACGTTTCGGGACACGGCTGCCAAGAAGACCAAAAGCTGATGATCGCGCTGACCAAGCCGAAGTTCTTCGTGCCGGTCCACGGCGAGCACCGGATGTTGGTACAGCACTGCAAAACGGCCCAATCGATGGGCGTGCCGCCGGAACACATGATCGTGATCGACAACGGCGACACGGTGGAGCTGACGCCGGAATCGATTGGTTTGGGCGATCGCGTCACCGCTGGGATTGAACTGGTCGATACCTCTCGTACGGGTTTGGTGGATGGCAAGGCGCTCAAAGAGCGTCAGCAGCTGGCCGAAGACGGCTTAGTCTCCCTGTCGGCACTGGTCAATAGCCAAGGTCAACTCGTCGACGCTCCCACGGTTCATCTACGGGGTGTTGTCACCTCGGCAGACCCGCGTCGCGTCAGCGTTTGGGCACAAAAAGAAGTGGAAATGGCGCTCGACAATCGTTGGGCTGACTA
Protein-coding regions in this window:
- a CDS encoding nucleoside deaminase, giving the protein MAAPPPPSIANPEYETHHRWMTIAYEQAVIAGTAGEIPIGAVIVHQGHLLATGQNRRERDRDPCGHAEIIAIRAAAARIGDWRLSDCHLYVTLEPCPMCAGAIIQARLGQLIYAADDPKAGAIRSLLNLPDSPVSHHHLSVLAGILAEPCGQLLRDWFQQRRSRSTGE
- a CDS encoding precorrin-8X methylmutase, translating into MFDYIRNGTDIYKKSFCIIREEACLSHLPEDLATVVVRLIHACGMTDIVQDFEASATALVSGRQALKDGCPILCDSQMVANGITRKRLPAENPVICTLNEPEVPAIAQQINNTRSAAAMELWRSQLQGSVVVIGNAPTALFRLLEILDETTDRPAVILGFPVGFVGAIESKQALAENSRNVPFMTLHGRRGGSAIAAAAVNAIAQESEL
- a CDS encoding cobyrinate a,c-diamide synthase → MALIIAGERSGVGKTTTTLTLLAALKARQASVQSFKVGPDYIDPMFHRFVTGRDCRNLDPILTDEDYVQHCFQQHSQTADYTLVEGVMGLFDGLTGKTDTASTAHIARILNLPILLVLNCSSTARSIAAIAYGYQNFDSRLKIAGLVLNRVGSDRHLELLKDALEPLEIPILGVLRRQDEIQIPDRHLGLIPTSELPHLQSVIDRLAVLGQQCFDWNRLEPLLSNSDLNSTAFKSTTPSISLKSSVPIAIARDRAFNFYYADNFDLLRAAGAELIEWSPLQDRQLPAGVQGLYLGGGFPEVFAAELSDNLLARQAVQTAITQGIPCYAECGGLMYLRQHIIDFEQTQYPMVGAIAATAQMGSRLTLGYREATAQQASPLLQKGQVVWGHEFHRSSLREPIAQPLFQLQNFDGSLHYGEGYSQPNLHASYLHLHFGGKPWLIQNFLQACQQATALSR
- the cobI gene encoding precorrin-2 C(20)-methyltransferase is translated as MSSTGRLYGLGIGPGDPELLTLKAYRILKQVPVIAYPTLENGKALARSIVADYIRTDQIEIPMPLPFSVERSSQPYYDQAAIKIAQHLTAGQDVAVLCEGDPMLYGTFMYLFNRLADQFQTEVVPGISSTFASAAMLGAPITYRNDVLSIMPATLDAETLRDRLSQVDSAIIIKLGRHFAKVKSILAELNLLDRARYIERATQANQQILDIKTVDPQAVPYWALILIPSQTQPQ
- the cobJ gene encoding precorrin-3B C(17)-methyltransferase, whose translation is MTTIAIVILNELSFATATQVKQCLPDSMIYGLQKRTESADQTYQDFGETIRNLFQQGQTIIGICSAGILIRALAPVLNNKWQEPAVLAIAEDGSSVVPLLGSLQGANQLAQQLAQVLQSHAAITTTGAIRFQTTLLSPPSGYQLAFPSTAKTFIADLLNGQPVRIEGQAAWLKTTRLPFDPEATYCIQVTHQLQQPPPQCLTYYSKNIGIFIQSQDNFDISETISAIDHLLSDNQIAPDAIALIGVPFELANHATLQAIAAKFQVSVRLIRESPTATASDQARRILGSDIQILAENSTIAIAIAEEPIQPEIIGQACGRVSIVGLGPGSAEWLTPEARQMLQHATDWVGYKTYLNLAEPWRSPQTQRHDSDNRVELDRARYALDLAAIGRQVAVISSGDPGIYAMAAAVFEVLETAENLDWQTLDIRICPGISAMQAAAAQVGAPLGHDFCTISLSDILKPWEIIAERITAAAQADFAIAFYNPVSQTRRWQLEAARDLLLAWRSPETPVLLARNIGREKQSIQIIDLAELSADLVDMNTVVLIGSSKTRQFESAGRHWLYTPRYY